GCCAGGTGGAATGCCGGGCAGTGAAAATCTAAAACACAATGATGATGTGATTAAATTCATAAAACATATTTATTCAAAAGGCGGATTTGTGGCTGCCGTTTGTGCCGCACCTATTGTGCTTGGGGCCAGTGAAATATTGTACGGCAAAAAAGCAACATGCTTTCCCGGCTTTGAGCATGAACTTACCGGTGCTACAATAGTTAATGAGCCGGTTGTGGTTGATGGTACAATCATCACTGCAAAAGGACCGGGATGTGCAATCCCATTTGCTCTGACCCTGGTTGGTCTGATTGCTGGTAAAGAAATACAGAATAC
This window of the Spirochaetota bacterium genome carries:
- a CDS encoding DJ-1 family glyoxalase III; the encoded protein is MKIIVPIAPGFEEIEAITIIDVLRRANLDVHSAALTDTLVIGSHGIAVKPDTLLHKCNPVDYNCIVLPGGMPGSENLKHNDDVIKFIKHIYSKGGFVAAVCAAPIVLGASEILYGKKATCFPGFEHELTGATIVNEPVVVDGTIITAKGPGCAIPFALTLVGLIAGKEIQNTLKNTMQVYWM